From one Musa acuminata AAA Group cultivar baxijiao chromosome BXJ2-6, Cavendish_Baxijiao_AAA, whole genome shotgun sequence genomic stretch:
- the LOC135614213 gene encoding probable sodium/metabolite cotransporter BASS2, chloroplastic isoform X1, which produces MATTTATASSSSVASISRILHRDCGSQSRPALYAKGFSLSPSPARCRPQPRREQKAVLVSESSMPNGGGGRNDASAYSMTSTIIPVLRSRQVLCKAEANVSGDIPNSPVAEMSQYERIIELLTTLFPVWVMLGTIIGINKPSMVTWLETDLFTVGLGFLMLSMGLTLTFEDFRRCLRNPWTVGVGFLAQYLIKPMLGFTIAMALKLSAPLATGLILVSCCPGGQASIVATYISKGNVALSVLMTICSTIGAIVMTPLLTKLLAGQLVPVDAAGLAISTFQVVLVPTIVGVLSHEYFPKFTERMITLTPLIGVILTALLCASPIGQVAEVLKAQGAQLIVPVALLHAAAFALGYWFSRLSSFGESTSRTISIECGMQSSTLGFLLAQKHFTNPLVAAPSAVSVVFMVLGGSALAVFWRNKPISADDKDDFKK; this is translated from the exons ATGGCTACGACGACGGCGACggcttcctcctcctctgttGCCTCCATCTCCCGGATCCTCCATAGAGACTGCGGTTCTCAGTCGCGCCCCGCCTTGTACGCCAAGGGCTTCTCCCTTTCGCCATCCCCTGCCCGTTGCAGGCCCCAGCCCCGTCGTG AACAAAAAGCAGTCTTGGTGAGTGAGTCGTCGATGCcgaatggaggaggaggaaggaacgATGCCTCTGCTTACTCGATGACGTCTACCATCATCCCGGTTCTGAG GAGCAGACAAGTTTTGTGCAAAGCTGAAGCAAATGTTTCTGGGGATATACCGAATAGTCCTGTGGCTGAAATGAGCCAATATGAGAGGATAATTGAGCTACTTACCACTCTTTTCCCTGTTTGG GTTATGCTAGGCACTATCATTGGCATAAACAAGCCATCTATG GTTACCTGGTTGGAAACAGACCTTTTCACTGTGGGCTTGGGATTCCTAATGCTCTCCATGGGTTTGACCCTCACATTTGAGGATTTCAGGAGATGCTTGAGGAACCCATGGACG GTTGGTGTAGGATTCCTTGCACAATATTTAATCAAACCTATGCTAGGCTTCACTATTGCTATG GCATTAAAATTATCTGCTCCTCTTGCAACTGGTCTTATTCTTGTATCATGTTGTCCTGGAGGCCAAGCATCCATTGTGGCGACTTATATATCCAAAGGAAATGTTGCACTTTCTGTCCTAATGACAAT TTGTTCAACAATTGGAGCTATAGTCATGACACCTCTTCTCACTAAGCTCCTTGCTGGTCAGCTTGTTCCCGTTGATGCAGCT GGATTGGCCATTAGTACTTTTCAGGTGGTTTTGGTGCCCACTATTGTTGGAG TGCTGTCACATGAGTATTTTCCGAAGTTCACTGAGCGAATGATCACACTTACACCACTGATCGGGGTTATCCTGACTGCATTGCTCTGTGCAAGCCCT ATTGGACAAGTTGCAGAAGTCTTGAAAGCTCAAGGAGCACAACTGATTGTTCCTGTAGCTCTCCTTCATGCTGCAGCCTTTGCTCTTGGCTATTGGTTCTCAAGATTGTCATCGTTTGGGGAATCCACTTCTCGTACCATTTCCATAGAATGTGGAATGCAG AGTTCCACACTAGGATTTCTGCTTGCCCAAAAGCATTTCACAAATCCTCTTGTCGCCGCCCCTTCAGCTGTCAGCGTTGTCTTCATGGTG CTTGGTGGGAGTGCTCTTGCTGTTTTCTGGAGGAACAAACCGATTTCTGCCGATGACAAAGATGACTTCAAAAAGTGA
- the LOC135614213 gene encoding probable sodium/metabolite cotransporter BASS2, chloroplastic isoform X2 — protein MATTTATASSSSVASISRILHRDCGSQSRPALYAKGFSLSPSPARCRPQPRREQKAVLVSESSMPNGGGGRNDASAYSMTSTIIPVLRSRQVLCKAEANVSGDIPNSPVAEMSQYERIIELLTTLFPVWVMLGTIIGINKPSMVTWLETDLFTVGLGFLMLSMGLTLTFEDFRRCLRNPWTVGVGFLAQYLIKPMLGFTIAMALKLSAPLATGLILVSCCPGGQASIVATYISKGNVALSVLMTICSTIGAIVMTPLLTKLLAGQLVPVDAAIGQVAEVLKAQGAQLIVPVALLHAAAFALGYWFSRLSSFGESTSRTISIECGMQSSTLGFLLAQKHFTNPLVAAPSAVSVVFMVLGGSALAVFWRNKPISADDKDDFKK, from the exons ATGGCTACGACGACGGCGACggcttcctcctcctctgttGCCTCCATCTCCCGGATCCTCCATAGAGACTGCGGTTCTCAGTCGCGCCCCGCCTTGTACGCCAAGGGCTTCTCCCTTTCGCCATCCCCTGCCCGTTGCAGGCCCCAGCCCCGTCGTG AACAAAAAGCAGTCTTGGTGAGTGAGTCGTCGATGCcgaatggaggaggaggaaggaacgATGCCTCTGCTTACTCGATGACGTCTACCATCATCCCGGTTCTGAG GAGCAGACAAGTTTTGTGCAAAGCTGAAGCAAATGTTTCTGGGGATATACCGAATAGTCCTGTGGCTGAAATGAGCCAATATGAGAGGATAATTGAGCTACTTACCACTCTTTTCCCTGTTTGG GTTATGCTAGGCACTATCATTGGCATAAACAAGCCATCTATG GTTACCTGGTTGGAAACAGACCTTTTCACTGTGGGCTTGGGATTCCTAATGCTCTCCATGGGTTTGACCCTCACATTTGAGGATTTCAGGAGATGCTTGAGGAACCCATGGACG GTTGGTGTAGGATTCCTTGCACAATATTTAATCAAACCTATGCTAGGCTTCACTATTGCTATG GCATTAAAATTATCTGCTCCTCTTGCAACTGGTCTTATTCTTGTATCATGTTGTCCTGGAGGCCAAGCATCCATTGTGGCGACTTATATATCCAAAGGAAATGTTGCACTTTCTGTCCTAATGACAAT TTGTTCAACAATTGGAGCTATAGTCATGACACCTCTTCTCACTAAGCTCCTTGCTGGTCAGCTTGTTCCCGTTGATGCAGCT ATTGGACAAGTTGCAGAAGTCTTGAAAGCTCAAGGAGCACAACTGATTGTTCCTGTAGCTCTCCTTCATGCTGCAGCCTTTGCTCTTGGCTATTGGTTCTCAAGATTGTCATCGTTTGGGGAATCCACTTCTCGTACCATTTCCATAGAATGTGGAATGCAG AGTTCCACACTAGGATTTCTGCTTGCCCAAAAGCATTTCACAAATCCTCTTGTCGCCGCCCCTTCAGCTGTCAGCGTTGTCTTCATGGTG CTTGGTGGGAGTGCTCTTGCTGTTTTCTGGAGGAACAAACCGATTTCTGCCGATGACAAAGATGACTTCAAAAAGTGA